From a single Alloactinosynnema sp. L-07 genomic region:
- a CDS encoding DUF1579 family protein produces MSENTQIQPLTPDPALKALDKFIGSWEMRGGLVGAEEQNIHGKVEFRWMPGGFFLEQHISLDFAGMVQIDSTEIIGYDPETGTYPSTVYSNMSPQPLPYLWRVDGDEVTITVNYGPLDATFTGRFTDGGNSFGGSWRPNPGADETVNVAYDVAGGRVS; encoded by the coding sequence ATGTCGGAGAACACGCAGATCCAGCCCCTCACCCCGGATCCGGCCCTCAAGGCCCTCGACAAGTTCATCGGCTCATGGGAGATGCGCGGCGGGCTGGTCGGCGCCGAGGAGCAGAACATCCACGGAAAGGTCGAGTTCCGCTGGATGCCGGGCGGCTTCTTCCTGGAGCAGCACATCAGCCTCGACTTCGCGGGCATGGTGCAGATCGACAGCACCGAGATCATCGGCTACGACCCGGAGACCGGCACGTACCCGTCGACGGTGTACTCGAACATGTCCCCGCAGCCGCTGCCCTACCTGTGGCGGGTCGACGGCGACGAGGTGACCATCACGGTGAACTACGGCCCCCTCGACGCGACCTTCACCGGCCGCTTCACTGACGGCGGGAACAGCTTCGGCGGCTCGTGGCGGCCCAACCCGGGCGCCGACGAAACCGTGAACGTCGCCTATGACGTGGCGGGTGGCCGCGTCAGCTAG
- a CDS encoding LuxR C-terminal-related transcriptional regulator has protein sequence MLGYQGPPAELTSFIGRQTELQAVAGVLATARMVTLAGPGGCGKTRLAARVASERDGAWVDLAATADPATVAPLVATALGVPHAGDGTVATLAAQLGGESVLVCVDNCEHVLGAAAEVVSQLLARCPGVTVLATSREPLRVAGEVVWRVPPLTAADSLALFHARSGQTSEDDAIRSACARLEGMPLAVELAAAWTGALSPREILDGLDDRFRLLIRGPHGVAARHQTLSASMAWSYDLLDAEDRALFDRLSVFHGGFTAAAAEGVCGRPVLLGLRSLIDKSLLVADTTGEVTRYRMLETVHEYAKSRLADPDAVRDRHLEVFAAVAASARPLLDSDKDSWRVLIGADYQNFRAAVDWGLSRVDGCRLAADLAWYWHFSRHGGEGLSLLRRAVDACPERTALRARLLTGLALVGDTAGSPEYAAAAEAAAIAREVGDDETAALALSLSAVGALATGFDAAWALAEESDAAAGHTGFAHDAAMVLHGLVCHLRDDHARAIPLLEAAVAGLLPRGDRGVGATALGFLATSVAHTGDLDHARALAEQAVEVATPLGDYHRVGSARAVLAHVHTLAGDLERAWAAVEPVRAVAEAGGVFIPGLAQRIAALHRAGGDQDAAAAWFTRDLPHPAARVGLASVLRDPEAARQHAAEALDQARAMGMPGFAADALTVQATVDASVDLHHEALALRWEHGLRLACVASLEALADLTADDRLRDQAMPLDDRVAYARRSRGKRSRPTSGWASLTPTELSVVELAVEGLNNPDIAGKLYMSRATVKTHLSHVYAKLAIANRTQLAAAHRDHTR, from the coding sequence ATGCTGGGCTATCAGGGGCCGCCCGCCGAGCTGACCAGCTTCATCGGGCGCCAGACGGAATTGCAGGCCGTGGCCGGGGTGTTGGCCACCGCGCGGATGGTCACACTCGCGGGCCCCGGGGGCTGCGGCAAGACCCGGTTGGCGGCGCGTGTGGCGAGCGAGCGCGACGGCGCCTGGGTCGACCTGGCGGCCACGGCCGACCCGGCGACGGTCGCCCCGCTCGTCGCGACCGCGCTCGGCGTCCCGCACGCGGGCGACGGCACCGTCGCCACGCTCGCGGCCCAACTGGGCGGCGAGTCCGTCCTGGTGTGCGTGGACAACTGCGAGCACGTGTTGGGCGCCGCCGCCGAGGTGGTGAGCCAGTTGCTGGCTCGCTGCCCTGGGGTGACCGTGCTGGCCACGAGCCGCGAGCCGCTGCGGGTGGCAGGCGAGGTGGTCTGGCGCGTGCCCCCGCTGACCGCGGCTGACTCGCTCGCGCTCTTCCACGCCAGGTCGGGCCAGACTAGCGAGGACGACGCGATCCGCTCCGCGTGCGCGCGGCTGGAGGGGATGCCGCTGGCGGTCGAACTGGCCGCCGCGTGGACGGGCGCGCTGTCGCCGCGGGAGATCCTCGATGGACTCGACGACCGGTTTCGGCTGCTCATCCGCGGTCCGCACGGGGTGGCCGCGCGGCACCAGACGCTGTCGGCGTCGATGGCGTGGAGCTACGACCTGCTCGACGCGGAAGACCGGGCGCTGTTCGACCGCCTCTCGGTGTTCCACGGCGGGTTCACCGCGGCGGCGGCGGAAGGGGTGTGCGGGCGCCCGGTCCTGCTGGGACTGCGGTCGCTGATCGACAAGTCGTTGCTCGTCGCGGACACCACCGGCGAGGTCACCCGGTACCGGATGCTGGAGACCGTCCACGAGTACGCCAAGTCCCGCCTGGCCGACCCCGACGCGGTCCGCGACCGGCATCTCGAAGTGTTCGCCGCCGTCGCGGCGTCCGCGCGGCCGCTGCTGGACAGCGACAAGGACTCGTGGCGCGTGCTGATCGGCGCCGACTACCAGAACTTCCGTGCCGCGGTCGACTGGGGACTGTCGCGTGTGGATGGTTGTCGGCTCGCAGCTGACCTGGCCTGGTACTGGCACTTCAGCCGCCACGGCGGTGAAGGACTCTCCCTGCTGCGGCGCGCGGTGGACGCGTGTCCCGAGCGCACCGCTTTACGCGCGCGGCTGCTCACCGGCCTCGCGCTCGTTGGCGACACGGCAGGCAGTCCCGAGTACGCCGCGGCCGCCGAGGCGGCCGCGATAGCCCGCGAGGTGGGCGACGACGAGACGGCGGCGCTGGCGTTGTCGCTCAGCGCGGTGGGCGCCCTGGCGACCGGCTTCGACGCGGCGTGGGCGCTGGCCGAGGAATCCGACGCGGCGGCCGGGCACACCGGCTTCGCCCACGACGCCGCGATGGTGCTCCACGGCCTGGTCTGCCACCTGCGCGACGACCACGCGCGCGCGATTCCGCTGCTGGAGGCCGCGGTCGCCGGGCTGCTACCGCGCGGCGACCGCGGCGTGGGCGCCACCGCGCTCGGCTTCCTCGCCACCAGCGTCGCGCACACCGGCGACCTCGACCACGCTCGCGCGCTCGCCGAACAGGCCGTGGAAGTGGCTACCCCGCTCGGCGACTACCACCGGGTGGGCTCAGCGCGTGCGGTGCTGGCACACGTGCACACGCTCGCGGGCGACCTGGAGCGGGCGTGGGCGGCGGTCGAGCCGGTGCGCGCGGTCGCCGAGGCCGGTGGCGTGTTCATCCCCGGCCTGGCCCAGAGAATCGCCGCACTGCACCGCGCGGGCGGCGACCAGGACGCGGCCGCGGCGTGGTTCACCAGGGACCTGCCGCACCCGGCGGCCCGGGTAGGCCTGGCGTCCGTGCTGCGCGACCCCGAGGCGGCCCGTCAGCACGCCGCCGAGGCGCTGGACCAGGCCAGGGCGATGGGAATGCCAGGTTTCGCCGCCGACGCGCTGACCGTCCAGGCCACAGTGGACGCCAGCGTCGACCTGCACCACGAAGCGCTGGCGCTGCGTTGGGAGCACGGCCTGCGTCTGGCTTGCGTGGCCAGCCTGGAGGCCCTGGCCGACCTCACCGCCGACGACCGCCTGCGCGACCAGGCGATGCCGCTGGACGACCGGGTCGCCTACGCGCGCCGCTCACGCGGGAAACGTTCACGCCCCACCAGCGGCTGGGCGAGTCTGACACCGACGGAACTGAGCGTGGTGGAGTTGGCGGTGGAAGGCCTGAACAACCCGGACATCGCGGGCAAGCTGTATATGAGCCGAGCGACGGTGAAGACTCACCTGTCCCACGTTTACGCCAAACTCGCCATCGCCAACCGCACCCAACTCGCCGCGGCGCACCGGGACCACACTCGGTAG